In Bacillales bacterium, the genomic window CGACGGAAGCCGCGGTTTCCACGTTATCGATCCCGAAATCGACAACTCCCGGCTCCTCTTTTATGAAAAACCGACTTCCGTCTATGTTGATTTCGAACACCTTTTTGAGGTGGTACGGGATGATGCGGCGATTCCAGAACTGTTGGCGATGGAATATTTGCCGAATGAAGAATACAGTGTCGATCTTTTGGCAAACCACGGCAAGGTGCTCGTTGCGGTACCGCGATTGCGGGAAGAGACGGCTGCAGGCATTTCCGTGAAAGGAACAGTCGTACAGGAACCCGATATCATTGCTTATGCCACAACCATTACGGAGCAACTCGGATTGCATGGGAACATCGGCATACAAATACGCAGAGACAAAGACCATCACCCGAAAATACTCGAAATCAACCCGCGTATCCAAGGAACCATCGTTCACTGCACGGCAGCAGGAGTGAATTTGCCTTATCTCGCCGTCAAACAGGCGCTCGGCCATCCGATCGGACAAGATGAATTGAACGTGCGCTGGGGAGTCCGCATGGCAAGATATTGGGAAGAAACGTATTTCGACGAAAACGATCGCCCGGTCGACTTTTAAAGGAGGCGTGTCCATTGGAAGGGATTTCTGTTATCACGTGTACGATGAGACCTGGACAAATCGACGCCATTCTCAATAATTACAGCCGGCAACGGATGCACGAGAAAGAACTGATCGTCGTGCTGAACAATGACGAAATCGATCTTACTGAATGGAAACAACGAGCGGCAGCGTATCCTCAAGTTTCCGTGTACAAACTTCCGGAAAAAACAACCTTAGGCCATTGTTTAAATTTTGCCGTCCGGAAAACAAATCATGCCGTACTCGCAAAAATGGATGACGACGACTATTATGCGCCTAACTATTTGCGTCAAGCGATGGAGGCGCTGGAAAGAACCGGAGCAGCCATTGTCGGTAAAATGTCCGTCGTCACTTATTTTGAAGGGTACGATCTTTTGGCGATCCGTAAACCGGGACATGAACACGAATTTCTCGAGGACGTCGATTTCGGAAAGACGCATGTCGGCGGCGGCACGATGGTTTGGCGGAAAAACCGCTCGCTTGGATTTCGCAACTTCAATCTCGGGGAAGATGTCGTCTTCCAAAAAGAATGCATGCGGAAAAGATTTCCTATTTATTCGACCGATATGAAAAACTATGTAAGTATTCGAAGAACCGACAAAAGTTCTCATACTTGGCAAGGCCAAGACGAGCCAATATTAAACGAATGCAAACTCATCGGGCGCGGGATCGATTACAAAACCTATGTTGAGGGGTAGATAACTTTGGAAGGGGTTTCTGTCATTCTTTGTACGATGAGACAAGATCAAATCGACAATGTTTTCGAAAACTTTGCCAGGCAACGATTTGGGCCGAAAGAATTAATCGTCGTCTTGAACCGTGACGATATGGACTTGAGACAATGGCGAGAGAAAGCGCGCAATTATGAAGGAGCTTCCGTTTACAAACAATCGGAAAAAAAACCGTTAGGAGCCTGTCTCAATTTTGCCGTGCAAAGAGCAAAGTACTCTTACATTGCCAAATTCGATGATGACGACTATTATGGTCCGGGTTACTTGGATCAAGCCGTTGACGCGCTGCGCACCACAGACGCTCCGGTCGTCGGAAAAGGCGGCTGGACCACTTATTTTGAAGGAAGAAGCTTGCTAGCCGTATACAAGCCGTATAATCAAAATGTCTATTTAGGATTCGTCGGCGGCGGAACAATAGTGTTTGAGAAAAACATCTTTTCCGAAGTGAAGTTTCCGCTCGTCACGCACGGGGAAGATTGGATGTTTCTTGAAAAATGCCAAGAGAAATTTAAAATTTATTCGACCGACAAAAACCATTACGTTTCAATCCGGCGGCAAGACTCAGACTCGCATACTTGGAATGTCAACGACGAATATATCCTGAACGAATGCGAAATCATCGGCCACACCGACGATTACAAGTCTTTCGTCGATGTCGATTAACCGTAAAGGAGACCTCGGAGAGGTCTCCTTTCATCGTTACTCATTTTTCACATACGTCAGCAAGCCGCGGCACCCGGCTTCGATCCATTCGAATGCTTCCGCGAATTTTCCGGTGTGAAAAGGATCAGGAACGCCGTCGTAGTCATTGCCCGAGATAAATTCGGTCAACAAATAGACGTTCTTTCCGTCCCCGCCGGGTAATGGTTTCAGCGATTCACGGTTTTTCTCGTCCATCGCGACGATCCAATCGAAGTCGTTCAAGTCTTCAGGCGTTACCGGTCTTGAAACGATTCCTTCCCATGAAATCCCGTGATCCGCTAATACTTTTTGCGTCCCTTCATGCGGCGCTTTCCCCTTATGCCAGTCTCTGATTCCCGCAGAGTCGACACGGATTTCCGATTCGAGCCCTTCTTGTTTCAACAAATCACGAAAAATCGCTTCCGCCATGGGCGAACGGCAAATATTTCCGAGGCAGACAAACAAAACGGTATTCATCGCGCATCCCCTTCAATCAATTTTTTTGTTCAATCCGTCTTTCGATTTGATCAATTACCTGCTGTGCTCTTCGATTCGTTGAATGGTTTTCCATCACCATCTTATGTCCATTGGCAGTGATTCGCCTTCGTTCCTCTTCATGGTCTAAATAATAGACAGCCTTATCGTAAAAGTTGTTCCGCTCTACGGAGACAAACGTTTCGCCGTCGACAAATCCGAGATCCGCAAGTTCCTTTGAACCCGGCGCCAACAACAACGTGTTGCAGGCTAACACTTCAAAATATTTCATGACCGGGTGACGAAATTTCGTGCCGCACGTCAAAAAGATCTTCGCGCGATTGATCTGTCTCGCGTAATTGTCGGCAATGAACGAGCCTGGTTCAATTTCTTTTTCATGCCGATGTCCCGGGTGCGGATGAAACACGAAACCGTTCATACCGGAGAATGTTTGTTTCATGGCCGATCTCAGCGGATAAAGCCTTCGGTCGACGGCCCCCATCATCAACCAGTCGATGTCTTTATCCTGTTCATAATCTTTGTATACGGCCGTGTTCGCATGATGAGGCAGCCAGATCATACGGTCGGCTAATTGCGGGTACCACTTTATAAAAGAGTCGCGGTAATGCGGGAAGAAATAGTCAATCCGTTGTTCGGTGACAAACCGTTTTCGTTGTTGACGCTGAATGAACAAATCGTGAAAAATCATCCATTTCG contains:
- a CDS encoding glycosyltransferase; this encodes MNTIHLLFLTSDQSDQMEKSSHYLAEAMKQYCSVTVWTEDGHMSDILSRIDDEPDFILLNDCFAPPLCPNIYGLNSVSIPKWMIFHDLFIQRQQRKRFVTEQRIDYFFPHYRDSFIKWYPQLADRMIWLPHHANTAVYKDYEQDKDIDWLMMGAVDRRLYPLRSAMKQTFSGMNGFVFHPHPGHRHEKEIEPGSFIADNYARQINRAKIFLTCGTKFRHPVMKYFEVLACNTLLLAPGSKELADLGFVDGETFVSVERNNFYDKAVYYLDHEEERRRITANGHKMVMENHSTNRRAQQVIDQIERRIEQKN
- a CDS encoding glycosyltransferase → MEGISVITCTMRPGQIDAILNNYSRQRMHEKELIVVLNNDEIDLTEWKQRAAAYPQVSVYKLPEKTTLGHCLNFAVRKTNHAVLAKMDDDDYYAPNYLRQAMEALERTGAAIVGKMSVVTYFEGYDLLAIRKPGHEHEFLEDVDFGKTHVGGGTMVWRKNRSLGFRNFNLGEDVVFQKECMRKRFPIYSTDMKNYVSIRRTDKSSHTWQGQDEPILNECKLIGRGIDYKTYVEG
- a CDS encoding ATP-grasp domain-containing protein, whose translation is MNRTLTLLITGVGSPGAPGVIKSLRSVQDRRFKLVGIDMSPNHAAKQMVDQFAIGPKAADADFVEKTLELCADEKVDVVLPMVTAELLVFAKNKQRFSEIGTTVSVSDEKRLKPVIHKGQLFETLKRKGIQVPEHVRVHSPAQLRRAFQDLGYPNRPVCFKPVISDGSRGFHVIDPEIDNSRLLFYEKPTSVYVDFEHLFEVVRDDAAIPELLAMEYLPNEEYSVDLLANHGKVLVAVPRLREETAAGISVKGTVVQEPDIIAYATTITEQLGLHGNIGIQIRRDKDHHPKILEINPRIQGTIVHCTAAGVNLPYLAVKQALGHPIGQDELNVRWGVRMARYWEETYFDENDRPVDF
- a CDS encoding low molecular weight protein-tyrosine-phosphatase encodes the protein MNTVLFVCLGNICRSPMAEAIFRDLLKQEGLESEIRVDSAGIRDWHKGKAPHEGTQKVLADHGISWEGIVSRPVTPEDLNDFDWIVAMDEKNRESLKPLPGGDGKNVYLLTEFISGNDYDGVPDPFHTGKFAEAFEWIEAGCRGLLTYVKNE
- a CDS encoding glycosyltransferase family A protein, yielding MEGVSVILCTMRQDQIDNVFENFARQRFGPKELIVVLNRDDMDLRQWREKARNYEGASVYKQSEKKPLGACLNFAVQRAKYSYIAKFDDDDYYGPGYLDQAVDALRTTDAPVVGKGGWTTYFEGRSLLAVYKPYNQNVYLGFVGGGTIVFEKNIFSEVKFPLVTHGEDWMFLEKCQEKFKIYSTDKNHYVSIRRQDSDSHTWNVNDEYILNECEIIGHTDDYKSFVDVD